One segment of Massilia sp. Se16.2.3 DNA contains the following:
- a CDS encoding MaoC family dehydratase — MSDQWYFEDFVPGQEIELGQRSVTEEEIIAFATQFDPQPFHIDRDAAAQSIYKGVIASGWHTCAMMMRMVVDGMRFEEASMGSPGLDGVRWHQPVRAGDTLSLRYITKEVKASSSKPDRGVVWSTWVATNQRGETVCTIEGMAMMRRRSTGQGG; from the coding sequence ATGAGCGATCAATGGTATTTCGAGGACTTCGTCCCCGGCCAGGAAATCGAACTCGGCCAGCGCAGCGTGACGGAGGAAGAGATCATCGCGTTCGCCACCCAGTTCGATCCCCAGCCCTTCCACATCGACCGCGACGCGGCGGCGCAATCGATTTACAAGGGCGTGATCGCCAGCGGCTGGCATACCTGCGCGATGATGATGCGCATGGTGGTCGACGGCATGCGTTTCGAGGAAGCGAGCATGGGTTCGCCGGGGCTGGACGGCGTGCGCTGGCACCAGCCGGTGCGCGCCGGCGACACGCTGTCGCTGCGCTACATCACGAAGGAAGTCAAGGCCTCGAGCTCCAAGCCCGACCGCGGCGTGGTGTGGTCGACCTGGGTCGCCACCAACCAGCGTGGCGAGACCGTGTGCACGATCGAGGGGATGGCGATGATGCGGCGCCGGTCGACCGGGCAGGGCGGCTAG
- a CDS encoding thymidine kinase, which translates to MNAGKSTALLQVAHNYEEQGQQVKLYTAAIDNRYGVGLITSRLGAQREVDTFDAHTDFLAQAPAVACVLVDEAQFLTTVQVQQLHQLAQVRGVPVICYGLRSDFRGEPFPGSAYLLALADDIEEIKNICTCGKKATMNIRVDTAGRRIREGEQVSIGGNESYRQACGRCFYAG; encoded by the coding sequence ATGAACGCCGGCAAGTCGACGGCGCTGCTGCAAGTGGCACACAATTATGAAGAGCAGGGCCAGCAGGTCAAGCTCTACACCGCCGCGATCGACAACCGCTACGGCGTCGGCCTGATCACCTCGCGTCTCGGCGCCCAGCGCGAGGTCGACACCTTCGACGCGCACACCGATTTCCTGGCCCAGGCCCCGGCCGTTGCCTGCGTGCTGGTCGACGAAGCCCAGTTCCTCACCACCGTCCAGGTCCAGCAATTGCACCAGCTGGCGCAAGTGCGCGGCGTGCCCGTGATCTGCTACGGCCTGCGCAGCGATTTTCGCGGCGAACCGTTCCCCGGCTCGGCTTACCTGCTGGCGCTGGCCGACGACATCGAGGAAATCAAGAACATCTGCACCTGCGGCAAGAAGGCGACGATGAACATCCGCGTCGACACGGCAGGGCGCCGCATCCGCGAGGGCGAGCAGGTCAGCATTGGCGGCAACGAGAGCTACCGCCAGGCTTGCGGCCGCTGCTTCTACGCTGGCTGA
- a CDS encoding acyl-CoA dehydrogenase family protein, with product MDFNFNPEQLQFADALKRWIGRDYGFEARRAIIHSQAGVSDAAWATLAELGMTALPVAEAHGGFSGSAVDMFVVMRELGRGLVVEPYFATVLGAEFLRLGAQAGFAAAELLERVAGGELKLACALGERQSRHDLFDIATRAQASGDGWTISGEKKVVIHGFEAGALIVSARAGGSEGGGQREHGGVLLFVLPADTPGVTVTGYRTLDGQRAADIRFDGVQLTRAQLLADEAAGADILDATLDYGAALLCAEALGAMEALFEATLDYLKTRQQFGAPIGKFQALQHRMADMFVHLEQAHSMALLAAVKMAATDPVERRRAVSAAKYRVNQAARFVGQQAVQLHGGMGVTDELPAAHYFKRLAAIELQLGDSDHHLARFIAQPGFATGVVEAEAA from the coding sequence GTGGACTTCAATTTCAATCCCGAGCAGCTCCAGTTCGCCGACGCGCTCAAGCGCTGGATCGGCCGCGACTACGGTTTCGAGGCGCGCCGCGCCATCATCCACTCCCAGGCCGGTGTCTCCGACGCGGCCTGGGCTACCCTGGCCGAACTGGGCATGACGGCGCTGCCTGTGGCGGAAGCGCATGGCGGCTTTTCAGGAAGCGCGGTCGACATGTTCGTCGTGATGCGCGAACTGGGCCGGGGCCTGGTGGTCGAGCCATATTTTGCCACCGTGCTGGGCGCCGAGTTCCTGCGCCTGGGTGCCCAAGCCGGCTTTGCTGCGGCCGAGCTTCTTGAACGCGTCGCCGGCGGCGAACTGAAACTGGCCTGCGCCCTGGGCGAACGCCAGTCGCGCCACGACCTGTTCGACATCGCCACCCGCGCACAAGCGAGTGGCGACGGCTGGACGATTAGCGGCGAAAAGAAGGTGGTGATTCACGGCTTTGAAGCGGGCGCGCTGATCGTCTCGGCGCGCGCAGGTGGCAGTGAAGGCGGCGGCCAGCGCGAGCACGGCGGCGTGCTGCTCTTCGTGCTGCCAGCCGATACCCCCGGCGTGACGGTCACCGGCTACCGCACCCTCGACGGCCAGCGCGCCGCCGACATCCGCTTCGACGGCGTGCAGCTCACGCGCGCGCAGCTGCTGGCCGACGAGGCGGCGGGTGCCGATATCCTCGACGCGACACTCGACTATGGCGCCGCGCTGCTGTGTGCCGAAGCGCTGGGCGCGATGGAAGCCCTGTTCGAAGCGACGCTGGACTACCTGAAGACGCGCCAGCAGTTCGGTGCACCCATCGGCAAGTTCCAGGCCCTGCAGCACCGCATGGCTGACATGTTCGTCCACCTCGAGCAGGCCCATTCGATGGCGCTGCTGGCGGCGGTGAAGATGGCGGCCACGGATCCGGTCGAACGCCGCCGCGCCGTCTCGGCCGCGAAGTACCGCGTCAACCAGGCGGCCCGCTTCGTCGGCCAGCAGGCGGTGCAGCTCCATGGCGGCATGGGCGTGACCGACGAACTGCCCGCCGCGCACTACTTCAAGCGCCTGGCCGCCATCGAACTGCAACTGGGCGACAGCGACCACCACCTGGCGCGCTTCATCGCCCAGCCGGGTTTTGCGACGGGTGTCGTCGAGGCGGAGGCCGCATGA
- a CDS encoding YafY family protein, protein MPTNLTVLRQWTMLRLVPRAPAKVAVKDLQQQLRDADFRVSARTIQRDLIELSTLFPLISDDREKPYGWSWQRDASSFDLPGLSIPDALTLTLVEQHLCNQLPPTALDALQPQFRSASRVLGAMDETVTSKAWLNKIRTIAPLQPLQPPALNEDCQRTVYTALMKDLQLTLRYKKRDAKEATLYPAVHPLAIVQRGGIIYLVCTFAGHDDVRTLALHRVQEAGLVYEEAKRDPGFDVDAFIASGAFGFLTGPPIVLRATFQRAVAEHLFETPLAPDQLLEPCPDGSVHVTATVASTRTLVYWLTGFGAAVQVHSPATLRAELKDTALRMAANYS, encoded by the coding sequence GTGCCTACCAATCTGACCGTCCTTCGCCAATGGACCATGCTGCGCCTGGTCCCCCGCGCCCCTGCGAAAGTCGCGGTGAAAGACTTGCAGCAGCAACTACGCGACGCCGATTTCAGGGTCAGCGCCCGCACGATCCAGCGTGACCTGATCGAGCTGTCCACGCTGTTTCCACTGATATCGGACGACCGGGAAAAACCCTATGGCTGGAGCTGGCAACGCGACGCGTCGAGCTTCGATCTGCCTGGGCTGTCCATTCCCGACGCGCTCACGCTGACGCTGGTCGAACAACATCTGTGCAACCAATTACCGCCCACCGCACTCGATGCCCTGCAGCCCCAGTTCCGCTCCGCCTCGCGGGTGCTGGGTGCGATGGATGAAACGGTGACGTCGAAGGCCTGGCTGAACAAGATACGGACGATCGCCCCGCTGCAGCCGCTGCAGCCTCCTGCCTTGAACGAAGACTGTCAACGCACCGTCTACACGGCCTTGATGAAGGATCTGCAGCTGACCCTGCGCTACAAGAAACGCGACGCGAAGGAAGCCACGCTGTATCCGGCAGTGCATCCCCTCGCCATCGTGCAGCGCGGCGGGATCATTTACCTGGTCTGCACGTTTGCAGGCCATGACGACGTTCGCACGCTCGCGCTCCACCGCGTACAGGAAGCGGGCCTCGTGTATGAAGAAGCGAAAAGAGACCCTGGCTTCGATGTGGATGCCTTCATCGCCTCGGGCGCATTCGGTTTCCTGACAGGGCCGCCCATTGTCTTGCGCGCGACCTTCCAGCGCGCGGTCGCCGAGCATTTATTCGAAACACCGCTCGCCCCCGATCAGTTGCTCGAGCCATGCCCGGACGGCTCGGTCCATGTAACCGCAACCGTGGCATCGACGCGTACACTCGTCTATTGGCTCACCGGGTTCGGGGCAGCGGTACAGGTGCACAGCCCGGCGACACTGCGTGCCGAGCTGAAGGACACTGCGCTGCGCATGGCTGCGAACTATTCCTGA
- a CDS encoding carboxy terminal-processing peptidase translates to MKKQMLMVALALAVSTHAVTAQQPEKAPSLQMKPVAAQTQAALWASRVLGRYHYKAMPLDDAMSEKIFDNYFETLDSEKLYFTQADIDRFTPMRTKLDDAINNEDLTVPFTVYNLYQQRFTDRMNYARSLLKTKLDFTADETLQLDREKAPWAKSEDEVRDLWRKRVKNDWLRLKLAGKNEKAIRSTLDKRYENYISRLKKLNNEDVFQMFMNAYATAIEPHTNYLGPRSADNFDIAMRLSLEGIGAVLQSRDDYTVIREIVPGSPADKSGKLKVGDRIVGVAQGDKAFVDVLGWRIDDVVQLIRGEKGSTVRLDVIPGDAGVDAKHMTVSMVRKKISMEEQAAKKSIIQVREGGVTRRIGVISLPTFYQDFEARRKGDKDFKSATRDVERILGELKKDKVDNVLIDLRNNGGGSLVEAVELTGLFIDKGPVVQQRSAEGRVEVESDTKAGLAWDGPMGVLINRGSASASEIFAAAIQDYGRGLVIGEPSFGKGTVQTLIDLDRFSQSEKVRYGELKMTIAQFFRINGGTTQLRGVTPDIKLPVTTDPEAFGESSFDNALPWVSIKPANYMPAGDLKELVGPLQKRHEARISKDKEFQDLREDIAEVLKLRKENAISLNEAVRRKERDAQDARARMREARLAAGKGENTDEPAAAPGGKEARSKVPVPTKPVKAVVASRNTPQRDDGLQADERALSAELAAEKAAKDAKDVLLQEAAHILADEVGMLKTDTRMASRTMPYMATSRPE, encoded by the coding sequence ATGAAGAAGCAGATGTTGATGGTCGCCCTGGCATTGGCCGTGTCGACCCACGCGGTCACCGCCCAGCAGCCCGAGAAAGCCCCCTCGCTCCAGATGAAGCCGGTCGCGGCCCAGACCCAGGCCGCCCTGTGGGCTTCGCGCGTGCTCGGGCGCTATCACTACAAGGCGATGCCGCTCGACGACGCGATGTCGGAGAAGATCTTCGACAATTACTTCGAGACCCTCGACAGCGAAAAACTGTATTTCACCCAGGCCGACATCGACCGCTTCACGCCCATGCGCACCAAGCTCGACGATGCCATCAACAACGAGGACCTGACCGTCCCGTTCACGGTCTACAACCTCTACCAGCAGCGCTTCACCGACCGCATGAACTATGCGCGCAGCCTGCTCAAGACCAAACTCGACTTCACCGCCGACGAAACCCTGCAGCTCGACCGTGAAAAAGCGCCCTGGGCCAAAAGCGAAGACGAAGTGCGCGACCTGTGGAGGAAGCGCGTCAAGAACGACTGGCTGCGCCTGAAGCTGGCCGGCAAGAACGAGAAAGCCATCCGCAGCACGCTCGACAAGCGCTACGAGAACTACATCTCGCGCCTGAAAAAGCTGAACAACGAAGACGTGTTCCAGATGTTCATGAACGCGTATGCCACCGCCATCGAGCCGCACACCAATTACCTGGGTCCGCGCTCGGCGGACAATTTCGATATCGCCATGCGCCTCTCGCTCGAAGGCATCGGCGCCGTGCTGCAGTCGCGCGACGACTACACCGTGATCCGCGAAATCGTGCCGGGCAGCCCGGCCGACAAGTCCGGCAAGCTGAAAGTCGGCGACCGTATCGTCGGCGTCGCCCAGGGTGACAAGGCGTTCGTCGACGTGCTCGGCTGGCGCATCGACGATGTCGTGCAATTGATCCGCGGCGAGAAGGGCTCGACCGTGCGCCTGGACGTCATCCCCGGCGACGCCGGCGTCGATGCCAAGCACATGACGGTCTCGATGGTGCGCAAGAAAATCAGCATGGAAGAGCAGGCCGCGAAGAAGTCCATCATCCAGGTCAGGGAAGGCGGCGTGACGCGCCGCATCGGTGTGATCTCGCTGCCGACCTTCTACCAGGACTTCGAGGCGCGCCGCAAGGGCGACAAGGACTTCAAGAGCGCCACGCGCGACGTCGAGCGCATCCTCGGCGAACTCAAGAAAGACAAGGTCGACAACGTGCTGATCGACCTGCGCAACAACGGCGGCGGTTCGCTGGTCGAGGCGGTCGAACTGACGGGCCTCTTCATCGACAAGGGCCCGGTGGTGCAGCAGCGCAGCGCCGAGGGCCGTGTCGAAGTCGAATCCGACACCAAGGCGGGCCTGGCCTGGGACGGCCCGATGGGCGTGCTGATCAACCGCGGTTCGGCCTCGGCCTCGGAAATCTTTGCCGCCGCCATCCAGGACTACGGCCGCGGCCTCGTCATCGGCGAACCGAGCTTCGGCAAGGGCACGGTGCAGACCCTGATCGACCTCGACCGCTTCTCGCAGTCCGAGAAAGTGCGCTACGGCGAACTGAAGATGACGATCGCCCAGTTCTTCCGCATCAATGGCGGCACCACCCAGCTGCGCGGCGTCACGCCCGACATCAAGCTGCCCGTGACCACCGATCCGGAGGCCTTCGGCGAATCCTCGTTCGACAACGCGCTGCCGTGGGTGTCGATCAAGCCGGCCAACTACATGCCGGCCGGCGACCTGAAGGAACTGGTGGGGCCGCTGCAGAAACGCCACGAAGCCCGCATCTCGAAGGACAAGGAGTTCCAGGACCTGCGCGAAGACATCGCGGAAGTGCTGAAACTGCGCAAGGAGAATGCGATTTCGCTGAACGAAGCGGTGCGCCGCAAGGAACGCGACGCCCAGGATGCGCGTGCGCGCATGCGTGAAGCGCGCCTGGCGGCGGGCAAGGGCGAGAACACGGACGAGCCGGCGGCAGCGCCGGGCGGCAAGGAAGCCCGCAGCAAGGTGCCGGTGCCGACCAAGCCGGTCAAGGCCGTCGTCGCATCGCGCAACACGCCACAGCGCGACGACGGCCTGCAGGCCGACGAACGCGCCCTGTCGGCCGAGCTGGCGGCCGAGAAGGCCGCCAAGGATGCCAAGGATGTGCTGCTGCAGGAGGCCGCGCATATCCTGGCCGACGAAGTGGGCATGCTCAAGACCGATACCCGGATGGCCTCCCGCACCATGCCCTACATGGCGACCTCACGCCCGGAGTAA
- a CDS encoding PEP-CTERM sorting domain-containing protein, with product MQVRHIVFALVCAAAGTAQADIVQIARPDRIVEPMPAQIAPINPATPAIPAVPATPAVPNGPGIPATPAIPATPAVPAVPGIVTLPVAPIAVEVPEPASIALLLAGVAGMGVLRRRRAR from the coding sequence ATGCAAGTTCGCCACATCGTTTTCGCCCTCGTCTGTGCCGCCGCCGGTACTGCCCAGGCCGATATCGTGCAGATCGCACGTCCCGATCGCATCGTGGAGCCGATGCCGGCACAGATCGCGCCGATCAATCCAGCCACCCCCGCCATCCCGGCAGTGCCGGCGACGCCAGCCGTGCCGAATGGCCCGGGCATCCCGGCGACGCCTGCGATTCCGGCCACCCCGGCCGTGCCCGCCGTGCCCGGTATCGTGACCTTGCCGGTTGCGCCCATTGCCGTCGAGGTGCCCGAACCGGCAAGCATCGCGCTGCTGCTCGCCGGTGTGGCCGGCATGGGCGTCCTGCGCCGCCGCCGCGCACGCTGA
- a CDS encoding maltose acetyltransferase domain-containing protein has product MTRSEKDKMAAGELYHPSAPELQVELEACAAWLARYNAAIGEPAAAWHALAAERLGAVGEGAMLRPPFYCDYGFNIHLGTGVFLNYNCVIRTRRA; this is encoded by the coding sequence ATGACGCGCAGCGAAAAGGACAAGATGGCAGCCGGCGAGCTCTACCACCCGAGCGCGCCCGAGCTGCAGGTCGAGCTGGAAGCCTGCGCGGCCTGGCTGGCGCGCTATAACGCGGCGATCGGCGAACCGGCCGCCGCCTGGCATGCGCTGGCAGCGGAGCGTCTCGGCGCGGTGGGCGAGGGCGCCATGCTGCGTCCGCCGTTCTACTGCGACTACGGCTTCAACATCCACCTCGGCACCGGCGTCTTCCTCAACTACAACTGCGTGATCCGGACACGGCGCGCGTGA
- a CDS encoding acyl-CoA dehydrogenase family protein: MDLNYSNEDLAFRIEVRAFLDAELPADLQQKVRKHLRLSKEDSVRWHKILAAKGWVAPGWPVEFGGPGWTATQRHIFEEECARAGTPQIMPFGVNMVAPVIMAFGSQAQKDYYLPRILSCEDWWCQGYSEPGAGSDLASLKTTAVRHADADGDYYLVNGQKTWTTLAQHADMIFCLVRTDTGVRKQEGISFLLIDMHSPGITVRPIIMLDEDHEVNEVFFDNVRVPASNLVGQENRGWTYAKYLLGHERTGIAAVGRSKRELAFVKTLAARENKSGLPLIEDPLFAAKLASLEIELMALEMTVLRVLARPNQAPGPEASVLKVRGTEIQQALSELMVEAVGPMALPFDPAYLEGEREHSLVGDDEAAPLLAHYFNYRKTSIYGGSNEIQRNIISQMILGL; encoded by the coding sequence ATGGACCTGAATTATTCGAACGAGGACCTGGCATTTCGCATTGAGGTGCGGGCCTTCCTGGATGCCGAGCTGCCTGCGGACCTGCAGCAGAAGGTGCGCAAGCACCTGCGCCTGTCCAAGGAAGACAGCGTCCGCTGGCACAAGATCCTCGCCGCCAAGGGCTGGGTCGCGCCCGGCTGGCCGGTCGAGTTCGGCGGTCCGGGCTGGACGGCCACCCAGCGCCACATCTTCGAAGAAGAATGCGCCCGCGCCGGCACGCCGCAGATCATGCCTTTCGGCGTGAACATGGTCGCGCCCGTGATCATGGCTTTCGGCAGCCAGGCCCAGAAGGACTACTACCTGCCGCGCATCCTGTCCTGCGAGGACTGGTGGTGCCAGGGCTATTCCGAGCCAGGCGCCGGCTCCGACCTCGCGTCGCTGAAAACGACGGCCGTGCGCCATGCCGACGCCGACGGCGACTACTACCTCGTCAACGGACAGAAGACCTGGACCACGCTGGCCCAGCATGCCGACATGATCTTCTGCCTGGTGCGCACCGACACGGGCGTACGCAAACAGGAGGGCATCTCCTTCCTGCTGATCGACATGCACAGCCCCGGCATCACGGTACGCCCGATCATCATGCTGGACGAAGACCACGAGGTGAACGAAGTGTTCTTCGACAACGTGCGCGTCCCGGCCAGTAATCTGGTGGGCCAGGAAAACCGCGGCTGGACCTATGCCAAGTACCTGCTCGGCCACGAGCGTACCGGCATCGCCGCGGTGGGCCGATCCAAGCGCGAGCTGGCCTTCGTGAAAACCCTGGCCGCGCGCGAAAACAAGAGCGGGCTGCCGCTGATCGAGGACCCGCTCTTCGCCGCGAAGCTGGCCAGCCTGGAAATCGAACTGATGGCGCTGGAAATGACGGTGCTGCGCGTGCTGGCCAGGCCGAACCAGGCGCCGGGACCGGAAGCGTCCGTACTGAAGGTGCGTGGCACCGAGATCCAGCAGGCGCTGTCCGAGCTGATGGTCGAAGCCGTGGGGCCGATGGCGCTGCCTTTCGACCCGGCCTACCTCGAGGGCGAACGCGAACACAGCCTGGTCGGCGACGACGAGGCCGCGCCGCTGCTGGCGCACTACTTCAATTATCGCAAGACCTCCATCTATGGCGGCTCGAACGAAATCCAACGCAACATCATCTCCCAGATGATCCTGGGCCTGTAA
- a CDS encoding penicillin acylase family protein translates to MSLSRYLSPALFGATLAAFVPAFAPSTALAGTAPLAKREAPASADLARWRKSAARVTILRDKWGIPHVFGKKDADAVFGMLYAQAEDDFNRVEMNYINAMGRLAEVEGEREIWRDLRMKLYITPSDLQAKYAASPAWLKQLMVGFADGLNFYLHTHPEVKPKLITRFEPWMALAFSEGSIGGDIEEIALKDLEAFYGGRGEPKLADNRNVHDEEPRGSNGFAIAPKLSKSGHPLLLINPHTSFYFRPEIHMVSDEGLNAYGAVTWGQFFIYQGFNERAGWMHTSGGGDVIDEYLETVTERDGKVFYKYGDGERAMRAVPVTLPYKQADGTMASRTVTAWFSHHGPIIRSENGKWVAVRMMDEPVKALTQSYSRTKAKNYAAFYKAMELRTNSSNNTVYADGDGNIAYFHGNFIPKRDPRFDWTKPVDGSNPATEWQGLHDIKDTITLFNPASGYISNTNNWPFSSSGANSPKRQDYPAYMWSLPENARGVHAERVLKDAKGLTLDSLIATAYDSYLTAFEPLVPQLVRDFEALPASDPRKAALAPQVAALRGWDLRFGAASVPTSLAVYWGQEMVAAADPQARAAGLPTVDYITTRIGAGERLGALERATTKLTADFGTWQTPWGEINRFQRTSGAIDQQYDDSKPSYPVAFTSATWGSLASFGMVAKQKTKRIYGDRGNSFVAVVEFGPKLRAKSILAGGQSGNPASKHFADQAEMYSRGEFKDVLFYKQDIEKQLERKYHPGQRETR, encoded by the coding sequence ATGTCGCTGTCCCGCTACCTGTCACCGGCGCTGTTCGGCGCCACCCTGGCCGCTTTCGTTCCCGCCTTCGCTCCATCCACCGCGCTGGCCGGGACCGCCCCGCTGGCAAAGCGGGAAGCGCCTGCCTCCGCCGACCTGGCCCGCTGGCGCAAGAGCGCGGCGCGCGTGACCATCCTGCGCGACAAATGGGGCATTCCCCACGTGTTCGGCAAGAAGGATGCCGATGCCGTCTTCGGGATGCTGTACGCCCAGGCCGAGGACGATTTCAACCGCGTCGAAATGAACTACATCAACGCGATGGGGCGCCTGGCCGAAGTCGAGGGCGAGCGCGAAATCTGGCGCGACCTGCGCATGAAGCTCTACATCACCCCAAGCGACCTGCAGGCCAAGTATGCCGCCAGCCCGGCCTGGCTGAAACAGCTGATGGTCGGTTTCGCCGACGGCCTGAACTTCTACCTGCACACCCATCCGGAAGTCAAACCGAAGCTGATCACGCGCTTCGAGCCCTGGATGGCGCTTGCTTTTTCCGAAGGCAGCATCGGCGGCGACATCGAAGAGATCGCGCTGAAAGACCTGGAAGCCTTCTACGGGGGGCGCGGCGAACCGAAGCTTGCCGACAACCGCAACGTGCACGACGAGGAGCCGCGCGGCTCGAATGGCTTCGCCATCGCGCCGAAGCTGAGCAAATCAGGCCACCCGCTGCTCCTGATCAATCCGCACACCTCCTTCTACTTCCGCCCTGAAATCCACATGGTGAGCGACGAGGGCCTGAATGCCTATGGCGCCGTTACCTGGGGCCAGTTCTTCATTTACCAGGGTTTCAACGAGCGCGCCGGCTGGATGCACACCTCAGGCGGCGGCGACGTCATCGACGAATACCTGGAAACCGTGACGGAGCGCGATGGCAAGGTCTTCTACAAGTACGGCGACGGGGAACGCGCGATGCGCGCCGTGCCGGTCACGCTACCCTACAAGCAGGCTGACGGAACAATGGCCAGCCGCACCGTCACGGCCTGGTTCAGCCACCACGGCCCCATCATCCGCAGCGAGAACGGCAAGTGGGTGGCCGTCAGAATGATGGACGAGCCGGTCAAGGCGCTGACCCAGTCCTACTCGCGCACCAAGGCGAAGAATTACGCCGCCTTCTACAAGGCGATGGAGCTGCGCACGAATTCCTCGAACAACACCGTGTATGCCGACGGCGACGGCAATATTGCCTACTTCCACGGCAACTTCATCCCGAAACGCGACCCGCGCTTCGACTGGACCAAACCCGTGGACGGCAGCAACCCCGCCACCGAATGGCAGGGCCTGCACGATATCAAGGACACGATCACGCTGTTCAATCCGGCCAGCGGCTACATCTCGAACACGAACAACTGGCCGTTCTCGTCCTCCGGCGCGAACAGCCCGAAACGCCAGGACTACCCGGCCTACATGTGGTCGCTGCCTGAGAACGCGCGCGGCGTCCACGCCGAACGCGTGCTGAAAGACGCGAAAGGGCTCACGCTCGACAGCCTGATCGCCACCGCCTACGACAGCTATCTCACGGCTTTCGAGCCGCTGGTGCCCCAGCTGGTGCGCGACTTCGAAGCCCTGCCGGCGAGCGACCCGCGCAAGGCGGCGCTGGCGCCGCAAGTGGCGGCCCTGCGCGGCTGGGACCTGCGCTTTGGCGCAGCATCCGTGCCGACCTCGCTCGCCGTCTACTGGGGCCAGGAGATGGTGGCCGCCGCGGACCCGCAGGCACGCGCGGCCGGCCTGCCGACCGTGGACTACATCACCACGCGCATTGGCGCCGGCGAACGCCTGGGCGCGCTGGAACGGGCGACGACGAAATTGACGGCCGACTTCGGCACCTGGCAAACGCCCTGGGGCGAGATCAACCGTTTCCAGCGCACCAGCGGCGCCATCGACCAGCAATACGACGACAGCAAACCGAGCTACCCGGTCGCCTTCACCTCGGCCACCTGGGGTTCGCTGGCGTCCTTCGGCATGGTGGCCAAACAGAAGACGAAACGGATTTATGGCGACCGCGGCAACAGTTTTGTCGCCGTCGTCGAGTTCGGCCCGAAGCTGCGCGCGAAAAGCATTCTCGCGGGCGGGCAGAGCGGCAACCCTGCCTCGAAGCATTTCGCCGACCAGGCGGAGATGTACAGCCGCGGCGAGTTCAAGGATGTGCTGTTCTACAAGCAGGACATCGAGAAGCAGCTCGAGCGCAAATACCACCCCGGCCAACGGGAGACGCGATGA
- a CDS encoding DapH/DapD/GlmU-related protein yields the protein MTIGDDTRIGPAVQIYTADHPREPDVRRSGLERGVPVTIGRNVWIGGGAIVLPGVTIGDDAIVGAGSVVTRDVPAGATVVGNPARAVGKKDNG from the coding sequence GTGACCATCGGCGACGACACCCGTATCGGGCCGGCCGTGCAGATCTACACGGCCGACCACCCGCGCGAGCCCGATGTGCGCCGCAGCGGCCTGGAACGCGGCGTGCCCGTCACCATCGGCCGCAATGTCTGGATCGGCGGCGGCGCCATCGTCCTGCCGGGCGTGACGATCGGCGACGATGCCATCGTCGGCGCCGGCAGCGTCGTCACGCGCGACGTGCCGGCGGGCGCGACTGTCGTCGGCAATCCGGCGCGCGCCGTGGGCAAGAAGGACAACGGCTGA